Proteins encoded within one genomic window of Odocoileus virginianus isolate 20LAN1187 ecotype Illinois chromosome 2, Ovbor_1.2, whole genome shotgun sequence:
- the BOLA3 gene encoding bolA-like protein 3 isoform X2, translating into MAAWSPAAAGPLLRGTRRLPLLHWAQRTFASQTEGELKVTQILKEKFPRATAIKVTDISGGCGAMYEIKIESEEFKEKRTVQQHQMVNQALKEEIKGMHGLRIFTSVPKH; encoded by the exons ATGGCGGCGTGGAGCCCGGCCGCGGCAGGGCCTCTGCTTCGCGGAACCCGCCGG CTTCCTCTTCTCCACTGGGCCCAGCGCACGTTTGCCTCACAGACTGAGGGGGAGCTCAAAGTGACCCAGATTCTCAAAGAAAAGTTTCCTCGAGCTACAGCTATCAAAGTCACTGACATTTCGG GAGGCTGTGGGGCAatgtatgaaattaaaattgaatcAGAAGAATTTAAAGAGAAGAGAACTGTCCAGCAGCACCAGATGGTTAATCAG GcactaaaagaagaaatcaaaggtaTGCATGGATTGCGGATATTTACCTCTGTCCCCAAACACTGA
- the BOLA3 gene encoding bolA-like protein 3 isoform X1: protein MAAWSPAAAGPLLRGTRRQLPLLHWAQRTFASQTEGELKVTQILKEKFPRATAIKVTDISGGCGAMYEIKIESEEFKEKRTVQQHQMVNQALKEEIKGMHGLRIFTSVPKH from the exons ATGGCGGCGTGGAGCCCGGCCGCGGCAGGGCCTCTGCTTCGCGGAACCCGCCGG CAGCTTCCTCTTCTCCACTGGGCCCAGCGCACGTTTGCCTCACAGACTGAGGGGGAGCTCAAAGTGACCCAGATTCTCAAAGAAAAGTTTCCTCGAGCTACAGCTATCAAAGTCACTGACATTTCGG GAGGCTGTGGGGCAatgtatgaaattaaaattgaatcAGAAGAATTTAAAGAGAAGAGAACTGTCCAGCAGCACCAGATGGTTAATCAG GcactaaaagaagaaatcaaaggtaTGCATGGATTGCGGATATTTACCTCTGTCCCCAAACACTGA